A genomic window from Deltaproteobacteria bacterium IMCC39524 includes:
- a CDS encoding alpha/beta hydrolase, which produces MLLPISLYAGCSAPPQFVLMETPAIYHEAAVDPFAHLDETQHETALSVFYVTNRKPQQIETGGLPYGNDKGQRLHLGHSVLRFGDENFSWSDLYLASTSKQRESPVHITLESFEELATLPESFQAKDNVPLSAEQKKFATEINAQLAAAEDKEIMVYVHGTKVDFLNSVAMTAEIDHFTGRDFVGVAFSWPSHQNILYYLFGVDVTRARDSSQALRALLEFLAEHTTAKHINLLSYSAGARVASKALHELRTSYNSLDQDAVKQKFRLGSVIFAAADVPLHTFQERLPSVSALAKQVVVTVSDHDPALLAAEKYMDGGVRIGEESALTEELAVVESLGVENFEVIDLSLNQEGRGFDIIGHHYWYRHPWASSDIVLLLRTNLPSHLRGLSSAELEGVFFMSPEYPNEVREATRQELGSRWFGGEKEK; this is translated from the coding sequence ATGCTGCTGCCAATTTCCCTCTACGCTGGTTGCAGTGCGCCCCCGCAGTTTGTTCTGATGGAGACCCCTGCGATCTACCATGAGGCTGCGGTTGATCCCTTTGCCCATCTTGATGAAACGCAGCATGAGACGGCCCTGTCCGTGTTCTATGTGACCAACCGGAAGCCGCAACAAATCGAGACAGGAGGGCTCCCCTACGGCAACGATAAGGGGCAAAGACTCCATCTGGGTCATTCTGTGCTGCGCTTTGGAGATGAGAACTTTAGCTGGTCAGACCTGTATCTCGCCTCGACTTCAAAGCAACGGGAGTCTCCCGTTCACATCACTCTGGAGAGCTTTGAAGAACTAGCGACCTTGCCGGAAAGTTTCCAGGCCAAAGACAATGTACCTCTCTCTGCGGAACAGAAAAAGTTTGCCACAGAGATCAATGCGCAACTGGCCGCAGCGGAAGATAAGGAAATTATGGTCTACGTGCACGGCACAAAGGTCGACTTTCTGAATTCTGTGGCCATGACGGCGGAAATCGACCATTTCACCGGGCGGGATTTTGTTGGCGTTGCATTCTCCTGGCCGTCCCATCAGAACATCCTTTACTACCTGTTCGGGGTCGACGTGACTCGCGCCCGGGATTCCAGCCAGGCCCTGCGCGCGCTGCTGGAGTTTCTCGCCGAGCATACGACAGCAAAACATATCAACCTGCTCTCCTATAGCGCCGGAGCTCGCGTCGCTTCAAAAGCCCTGCATGAGTTACGTACTTCATACAACTCTCTCGACCAGGATGCGGTTAAACAGAAGTTTCGCCTTGGCTCTGTAATCTTTGCGGCCGCCGATGTTCCCTTGCACACCTTCCAGGAACGACTCCCATCAGTCAGTGCTCTTGCTAAGCAGGTCGTCGTCACAGTCTCCGATCATGACCCGGCCTTGCTGGCCGCGGAAAAATATATGGATGGCGGGGTTCGCATCGGCGAAGAATCGGCATTGACGGAAGAACTAGCCGTGGTTGAGTCTTTGGGGGTCGAAAACTTCGAGGTGATTGACCTGTCGCTCAACCAGGAAGGGAGAGGCTTTGATATTATCGGTCATCACTACTGGTATCGTCACCCCTGGGCCAGCAGTGACATCGTCCTGTTACTGCGGACCAACCTGCCATCCCATCTCCGCGGTTTAAGTTCCGCCGAACTGGAAGGTGTTTTTTTCATGTCACCAGAGTACCCCAACGAAGTACGCGAAGCGACCAGGCAAGAGCTCGGCAGTCGATGGTTTGGCGGCGAGAAAGAAAAATAA